In Quercus lobata isolate SW786 chromosome 12, ValleyOak3.0 Primary Assembly, whole genome shotgun sequence, a genomic segment contains:
- the LOC115970316 gene encoding uncharacterized protein LOC115970316, whose protein sequence is MFASITWTIWRRRNQLRTSSRPFPLAQVVPSARQMLHEYTEANQTPTLQSLPPQRSQPRWEPPPPPFIKINFDGALFKDIEEAGLGVAVRDSHGNILASLAEKIKMPSSSDEVEALAAVRAITLAMDLNLPSFIVEGDSEVVISALRKKEDSFSSFGYLISSVKQFLVNCNCISFSHTRRSGNSVAHSLAKFTKTIDGVLVWMEDVPPPILDVLLADFG, encoded by the coding sequence ATGTTTGCGTCGATCACATGGACCATTTGGAGGCGTCGGAACCAGCTTCGCACCAGCAGCAGACCATTCCCGCTAGCCCAGGTCGTCCCTTCAGCTAGGCAGATGCTCCACGAGTATACAGAGGCAAACCAAACTCCAACGCTGCAGTCTCTCCCTCCTCAACGTTCTCAGCCTAGATGGGAACCTCCGCCTCCACCGTTCATCAAAATTAACTTTGACGGTGCGCTATTCAAAGATATAGAGGAAGCAGGACTGGGAGTTGCCGTACGTGATTCTCATGGAAATATTCTCGCATCCCTGGCAGAAAAGATTAAGATGCCATCATCGTCCGACGAAGTTGAAGCTCTTGCAGCGGTTCGAGCTATCACCCTTGCTATGGACCTCAATCTACCCTCTTTTATTGTCGAGGGAGACTCCGAGGTGGTTATTTCAGccttaaggaaaaaagaagactctttttcttcttttggctatTTGATTTCTTCCGTCAAGCAATTTTTAGTTAACTGTAAttgcatttctttttctcatacCCGTAGATCGGGGAACTCAGTTGCTCATTCTTTAGCCAAATTCACAAAAACTATTGATGGTGTActagtgtggatggaggatgttccaccaccTATTTTGGATGTACTTTTAGCCGACTTTGgctga
- the LOC115970317 gene encoding uncharacterized protein LOC115970317: MAEMLLKTQKYMNTEDALVAIKDTERPGDKARREDDRRGQKRDRPDRQNNDGNRRKDDKNPRTVKFTPLVMPVDKIFTQIKDEHYLKWPRPLHSSPNVRDKNKYFRFHRDHGHNTEDCRDLNEQIEELIRKGKLQKYVKKGEYSKFRDDNKTQRESFPRDDDHPSQPQRKVIGEINTITGGPFSGGSFRSLKKAYHRQVNSVHTIPPSKHRRTCQDVSFSEGDAMGVKKPHNDPLVIMLNIEGFNTKRILVDNGSSADIIYFPAFQQLRLDPKRLRPFDSPLVSFSEDRVYPRGIVTLTVTAGTYPLQLTKQVDFLVVDCPSSYNVIIGRPTLNKWKSGNVNLLFEGEIPNRQRRG, from the coding sequence ATGGCAGAAATGCTCCTAAAGacacagaagtacatgaataCGGAAGATGCTCTAGTTGCCATAAAAGATACTGAGAGGCCAGGAGACAAGGCCAGGAGGGAAGACGACCGtagggggcaaaagagagacagaCCAGATCGTCAGAACAATGACGGGAATAGGAGGAAGGACGACAAAAATCCTCGGACCGTAAAATTTACTCctttggttatgcctgttgacaagattttcacgcagatcaaggacgagcacTATCTCAAATGGCCCAGGCCATTACACTCATCCCCCAACGTACgtgacaagaacaagtattTCCGGTTCCATAGAGACCACGGCCACAACACAGAAGATTGCAGAGACCTGAATGAGCAAATAGAGGAATTAATACGGAAAGGAAAGTTACAGAAGTAtgtaaagaaaggagaatatagcAAGTTCAGAGACGACAACAAGACCCAGCGTGAATCCTTCCCTCGGGATGACGACCATCCGTCCCAGCCTCAGCGCAaggtgatcggggagataaacacgATCACAGGAGGACCATTCTCAGGAGGATCATTTAGATCACTCAAAAAGGCATACCATAGACAGGTGAACAGCGTCCACACCATACCTCCGTCCAAGCACCGACGAACATGCCAGGACGTGTCCTTCAGTGAAGGAGACGCCATGGGAGTAAAGAAGCCCCACAACGATCCCCTGGTCATAATGCTGAATATAGAAGGATTCAATACCAAAAGGATCCTTGTTGATAACGGGAGCTCAGCGGACATCATCTACTTCCCAGCCTTCCAGCAGCTGAGATTAGATCCAAAAAGGCTTCGGCCTTTTGACTCTCCACTCGTCAGTTTCAGTGAAGACAGGGTCTACCCCAGGGGTATAGTGACACTGACGGTGACGGCAGGGACCTACCCATTACAGTTGACCAAACAAGTAGACTTCCTGGTGGTAGATTGCCCTtcatcctacaatgtcatcattgggaggcccaccCTTAACAAGTGGAAAAGCGGCAACGTCaacctactgtttgaaggtgaaattcccaacagaCAACGGCGTGGGTGA